Proteins encoded within one genomic window of Humulus lupulus chromosome 1, drHumLupu1.1, whole genome shotgun sequence:
- the LOC133823287 gene encoding uncharacterized protein LOC133823287 codes for MECAPTIFYSNIKTKFRTDAKVTNMAFHVAATAYNMEDFEKYMKDLDSLHEGTRPFLANEVKYEKWARIYSKSRRYASMTSNIAESINATLKEMRELPVELARILIYHVHGGLTTNIVDIAKKSCTCNKFDLDELLCEHAMTVIRKMNLPYKKYCSYYFTKQAMLNTYNASIHPLGDPKTWRVPPNVEEIEVLPPKGNKKNGRPRKKENSD; via the exons ATGGAGTGTGCTCCTACCATCTTTTATAGTAACATAAAGACCAAGTTTAGAACAGATGCAAAAGTAACCAACATGGCATTTCATGTTGCTGCAACAGCTTATAACATGGAAGATTTTGAAAAATACATGAAGGACTTGGACAGTTTACATGAAGGAACCCGCCCTTTTCTGGCCAATGAAGTTAAATATGAAAAGTGGGCAAGAATCTACTCCAAAAGTCGTAGATATGCATCTATGACTTCAAACATAGCTGAATCCATTAATGCGACACTAAAAGAAATGAGAGAGCTTCCA GTAGAACTAGCTAGGATACTCATTTACCATGTACACGGTGGTTTAACAACAAACATTGTAGACATTGCAAAGAAATCATGCACTTGTAACAAGTTTGATTTGGATGAATTACTTTGTGAACATGCCATGACAGTCATTAGAAAGATGAACCTTCCATATAAAAAATATTGCTCATATTATTTCACAAAACAAGCCATGTTGAACACCTATAATGCATCAATACATCCATTGGGAGATCCAAAAACATGGAGAGTTCCACCTAATGTTGAGGAAATAGAAGTACTACCTCCAAAGGGAAACAAAAAAAATGGAAGGCCAAGGAAAAAAGAG AACAGTGATTGA
- the LOC133798722 gene encoding ras-related protein Rab7, with protein MPSRRRTLLKVIILGDSGVGKTSLMNQYVNKKFSNQYKATIGADFLTKEVQFEDRLFTLQIWDTAGQERFQSLGVAFYRGADCCVLVYDVNSMKSFDNLNNWREEFLIQASPSDPENFPFVVIGNKIDVDGGNSRVVSEKKARAWCASKGNIPYFETSAKEGINVEEAFQCIAKNALKSGEEEEIYLPDTIDVANNSQSRSTGCEC; from the exons ATGCCTTCCCGAAGAAGAACTCTCTTGAAGGTCATCATCCTCGGTGACAGTGG GGTAGGCAAGACCTCTTTGATGAACCA ATATGTAAATAAGAAGTTTAGCAATCAGTACAAGGCAACAATTGGAGCTGATTTTTTGACTAAAGAAGTGCAATTTGAAGATAGGCTCTTCACCTTGCAG ATTTGGGACACTGCTGGTCAGGAAAGATTCCAAAGTCTTGGAGTTGCTTTCTATCGTGGTGCTGATTGCTGTGTTCTTGTTTATGATGTTAATTCTATGAAATCCTTTGACAACCTTAACAATTGGAGGGAAGAATTTCTCATTCAg GCAAGCCCTTCAGATCCTGAAAATTTTCCATTTGTTGTTATAGGAAACAAGATTGATGTAGATGGTGGAAATAGTAGAGTG GTTTCTGAGAAAAAAGCTCGAGCTTGGTGTGCATCTAAAGGGAATATCCCATACTTTGAGACCTCTGCCAAGGAGGGCATTAATGTAGAAGAAGCTTTCCAATGCATAGCAAAAAATGCTTTGAAGAGTGGGGAAGAGGAAGAGAT ATACTTGCCGGATACCATTGATGTTGCGAACAACAGTCAGTCAAGGTCAACTGGATGCGAGTGCTAA